TTGATCTAAAACAGTATTAATACTTGGTTACGATGGTAATAATCAGAAGCAGAGACATACTGAGGCCATAGCAGATTTTTCCCAGTAAACAAACATGCTTACAATGCGATTATCCTATCAAGCCTCACACCACTGGAATTAATTTACACACTCACTGTAATTTGTTTGACTACAGTCAGCTCCTGGGAATGTATTCATTTTGGTGCTTGTTTACAGTGACTTAAACTTACATATCACTGTGTAAAAATGCTGGTAAAGGTGTTAAGGACTGGAGCTAAAAATTTACTAAGAAATGGGCAGTCattgacagacagaaaaaatgAGTAAATCTAGTTTGTTGGAAACTTTTGTAATTAATGCCTGtggaaaaagtttaaaaagagaGCCACCCAAATTCACAGTAACTCAGATTTTGACATGGGCCAGGTTAATTGTTCTATCACTTCCACCCTCCTGCTTTCTACATAACGTCACATAGAGAGACTGTGTAGTATTAGTTTATTAGACAGAAAACAGCAGCACCCTCAGTATAAACATACatgctgtctctgtctctgcctctgTTGTCCACATCCGCCCTTAACAGACTTTCAGTGGCAGATGGCCAGGAGGAGGCGCTTAAAGTCCCCGCTGCACTCGTCCTTCAGGGCTTCCTTCAGAGACACATCGTACTTCTCCAGGTACATGTCTTTGATGGTCTCCAAATCGTACTGTTGAAAACGAGAAAACAATATCATATGATTTAATTTGACCTTTTTATACAACTTTGATTTTCCCATTTTTCTTCTCCATTGCATATTTGCTGTGTAAAATCTTTTTGAAATGCAATACAAAAATGTTATGTATACTGTGCGAGAAACACCGATTTCATAATCAGGGAAGGGGATTACAGAAACTAGATTTCACTTTCCCATTTACATGTATAATAAACCAAAAcattaaacaagaaaaatattgCTGTGACAGTAGGGCAGCAGGATGAAAAAACATTGTTACACATAGTAGTGCAATATCGTACTGAAAATATTTGAATTTTAAGTCAAACACTAAGTAGCTTCTACAAGCCTAAATAAGTTGGTTTCAACATCTAAATATTTGTCAAATTCTGACACATTAatgctgaaaaaataataatcaaaattgTCATTTTGAATCCTCCGACAAAATAATGTGGGGAGGCAGAGATCTCGGTCGTCTCTGTTATCAAGCAGATTTGACAGTAAAAAGGttaccagtggtgtagtctacgtgatacacaTGTATACGCAGTACACCCACTAAGAAAGATCCAGGAtatccatatacccacttaaaaatgcgcaATGGCAggtaacaacatactttccattataattttgatatattttgaaatgtcatgtgtttttcttcttcacataggctaaataaaaggtatttccaccgtaaaaccggtgcataaaagtgtatcagaatgcaggaaatgaagtattTTACACCCGGACCCACATTATGACATGCCCCCCGATTCTGGCCcaaccatatacagtacagtatacccactacaatacattagactacaccactgaagGTTACTACAGTGCAAGTAAACGCGCATCTTCATAGCCTGTTTTCTCCCAGTTACCCGGTAgtcaataaattaaatattgatCAAATAACTTCAAGTGGTGGTTAAGTACCAGATCTGAGCTGTGATGTCGTATCTGTAGCTAAACTACACAAAAATGAGTTGCAGAAAACAAACCTCAGTGGTATTGAGCTTTAACCTAACTTATcccacaaaaagaaaagaaaaccgcTTTTAAGATTTGACTCCGCCCGTTGGATCTCTTCATGCAATTACCTCAGAGCGACACACAATGATGCGAATAAGGGTGTCCTCGTCAGTGCCCGCTCCTTTCATTGCGTCGTGCAAACGTCTGGCAAAGTACAGCTGCGGGTTCTTAGCAACTCTCACTGGGGGGAGGAAAGAAAGGCTTTCATTAACATTCACCACTGTGAATACCCTGTGTAGACATTCAATACAGTCCGTTTACTCTACACTTTCCTTCCTCTGACATTGTTTATACTCATAGTGGTATTATATTTTACCATTATGATTTTGTGGTGGGTGTTTCAATTTGAATGTGACTTAATATGAGTAATCCACCATCTTATTCGTTTTGTGTCATCTTTCTTGGACAATAAAACTAATTTCAGGTCTGAATTCAGTTCATAGATGGAGTAAACTGCATTTTAATACTCAACATTTTGAAACTCATACTAACCAAGAGCGATGTAGcatttcttcagtgtcccaGAAGTCTCATTCTCAATGGCATCCAGAATTTCAGTTCCAGAAAGCTATGAAGAGAAAATAACTAGTTGAATCAAAGCACTGGCAAAGCTTtaagcccctgacacaccaacccgaccaaccgtcggcagaaaaggcagtcggactgatcagtcggctccctgaggtccaaaaagtgcctaaGAACACActgaagcgacgccgacttgaggatgtaatacgtctccataacagcaggcggcgctaatcggtattgtcgcccaaaaaatgaaaactggcagctgattggacgaacgcgtcacgtgggtctggcttctcccggattTTTCAACTGGGCATAATgccggctcgttcagaatatgatctcatattttaAGAAGATAGTTCAcagaaacgtgtttctgaaaacattttaagcgagaaataggccgtgcagttgctgaatctgtcttcatttcagattgacaaaggtcagtttgaaagattttcgtcagattttgagaggcttagTCACACTCAtcctgctcgtcatttccgggttagcactccaccaatcagattggtcatggAGTCAGACTTCCTGCCCTCCGACGCAACAAGTCAGGTCAGCCGACAGCTCCTCGGACAGACGAAAGCACGGAACatcggccgattatcgggttggtgtgtcactGCCTTTAAAGTGGTAATGTGCCCCAAGAAAGCCTCCTGTCCTGCAAAGTCTGTCTGCACGTGCACAAGAACCAAAAACACTTCCTAAGCATAATGTAAGACACCAAAACCGAATAATTCACATGCTGGCTGAAGATGAAATCAGGTCAGGTCAAGTCAAGTCACTGGCAAAGCCTTAAAGTGGTAATGTGACCCAAGAAAGCCTCCTGCACTGCAAAGTCTGTCTGCACGTGCACGAGAACCAAAAATACTTCCTAAGCGTAATGGAAGACACCAACACCGAATAATTCACATGCTGGCTGAAGATGAAATCAGGTCAGGTCAGGTCaggtcaatttatttatagagcacatttaaaaccaacctaggctgagcaaagtgctgtacaaagttatattatgttataaaaacaagaaagacaataaaaatataaacacGATGAATATCATACAAACAACACGCTTCTATACAAATGTCCCTAAACTAAATCATacgccaaagaataaaaatgtgttttaagacgaGACTTAAAGATCTCGGCAGTAGAGGAGGACCTGATATGAATGGGAAGTTTGTTTCAGAGTCTCGGGTCAACAATGGAGAAGGCACGATCACCCTTTGTTTTCATCCGAGACTGTGGAATAGCTAAAAGGAACTGATTAGACGATCTTAGGTTCCTGGAGGAGTGATGTAGGGTAAGGAGATCAGCAATATATAAAGGGCCCAATCCATGTAATGCCTTAAAAACAAGTAATATTACATTAAAATTCTATATTTGACCGGTAACCATTGAAGAGAAGCCAATATCGGGGAGATATGAAGAGGAGAGCATGAATAAGTCCACTCCAAGTCCTTACGACAGAGGAAGGATTTTAGTTTAGCAATAGTCCTGAGATGAAAAAAGCTACATTTGACAACAGAACTaatttgtttgtcaaatttgAATGCTGGGTAAAAGATGAAACCTAGATTTCTGGCAAAAGGGCGCACACTTGAGGCTAAAGTCCCCTAATTTTTCGAAAGTTCGTCAACTGAATTTGGGGGGGCCAAACAACATTACTTCCATCTTACTCTCATTAAGTTGGAGAAAGTTTTTAGCCATCCAGCACTTAATGTCTTTCAGGCAGTGAAAAAGGGACTTTAAATGGGTAACAATTCAGAGAAGCAGGGCATAGGATTGATTTAGAAGGGTCATGATCAGTAGGTGAAATACAAGATCTGATAGTGTCAACCTTGTTGATAAAAAAGCTCAAATATTGTTCTGTGATTTCAAACGTAGCATCAGGGAGTGCAATAGCATGATTTAGTGCAGTATTTTTGCACTAAAAATAATTTTAGGGCTACATTTTTAGCTATGATATCAGAAAAATGCTCTGCTTTAGATGCTTTGACAAGGCGTTGGTAGGATACCTGGTGATCTCTCAGTATCTCATAGGACacttgcagtttttttttttttttttgcttttctacACTTTTGTCTAAGGGCACGAGTCTCACTGTTAAGCCACGGTTGGGCTTTGACTTTGGGTTGCTTCAGTTTAAAAGGGGCAACAATATCAAGAACATCTGTGACAGTGGTATTAAACCGAGTAACTAGCTCATCTGTAGACAGAGAGGCGGAGGTTATCTCTGTAGGGCTAGCAAAGGGACAAGCTATGAAAGCATCAGAAAATTGCCTCGCATTGAACGGGTTCAGCGCTTGGATGTAGCGATCTGGCAAGCAAGGTTTAGGTAATGGATTAGAGAGTGAtgcattaaaaattaaaaagcaaCATCCAGCTCAAtatataaaacatgaaaaccTAATGACAAAACAAGATCCAGTGTATGACCATGTCAGATTGAATGAGTCCACAAGTTGTAGAAACTGGCTAACTAAAGGCTTTGAAGGACAACagacatggatattaaaatcacaaaGGATTAAAAACTTTGGGGGGGTATATACACCAGTGCACAAATCAGTGGGCAGGACAAAGCTTAAATGCTTGCACCTCAAAACTAGTGTACTTATCAACTGGCAATTGACGGCATTTATAGCGATTTTTGAAGACTGTTGCTAAACTCCCACCCCTGCCAGTGGATCTGGGAGAACTAAAAAAGTCACAATCACCAGGGGAGAAATCAGCGAAAGGGCTTATATCACCAACATGCAGCCAAGTTTTCGTGACAAATAAAAAGTCAAGATCACGAGATAGAAAgaagtcatttaaaattaatgTTTTGCTCGAAAGTGAAAGCACATTTAACGATGCGAATTTGATAGGGATTGTATCCACAGCCCGCGCTGATCCTATTCGATCATTTGAACAGTCAAGGCAACGGAGATTACCAAAGTTCACTCCTCGTCTTCTGCTGGCCAGGGTAGTGATGATGTCCTCGGATGTTTATAATTCTTGTGGGAATGATAATGGAGGTGGGGGTATAAAAATGGATTGCCCTGTTGGACTGAGGACCAGTTCCCTGACTTGTGTAGGGTCATGCTCTAACATTAGACAAGTTCTGTGAGGTGGGTATTTATAGAAGGTAACAAGGGAGAGTAGGCAGTAACTGACAGGGGGTAACGTATGCTTCTACTGCAGTAGAGGAAGAGGGGTGGGACTGGGCCATGTGCTTGTGCACGTGTGCGCAAGATGTAAACAGTCAGTCTATCTATGGACAGTGTAAACACCCAAACCTACCTGCTCATATATCTTGAAGGTGGCCTGGAGCTGCAGGTAATTTCTGGAGGCCAGGACGTAGCTGAAAGTGGACTCATCTGTCCCAAAACGACCCTCTCCAGCCTGCATCAGATACagcaaatattaacattgttCAGGATGAATGAATCTGCTATGAGTTCATTATTACATCGAAACAGTACCTCAAACAGGCAGGTAGCATCTTGTTCAGCCAATTCCTCATCCACCTCGTAACTCTCATCTCGGTTGCCCTGGAAGACGAAAAAGTAAGATCACCTATGCTGTGTAGTGAAGACTTTCTGTTCTGCTGAAGCAACTGAAGCCACAATCCAGACACGCTCTTGTGAGAGGTTGTCTGGATTGtggccagtgtgtgtgagtgtgtgtgtattcatagGAAATGATTGGGCACAGCGAAAGTGAGCTAGATTTCAGTCCAACAGCAGACGGGAGGAATTAAGTTACATGAGTGGAGTAGAAACTCAGGGTCACTAACCTGCAATAGAGCTGTCAGCAGATTCCTTACATCCCCGCTTGTGTCTCCCTCAATATCTGCTTCAAGGTCACGCTCATGCACTGAAAAAGGACAAGTGACACTGTTTATTTCACGTCTCAGTATTAAAAGCAGAAGCCCACAACTAGATACTCTTGTACCGTCCGATACAAGTTTGTCACGTCCAGTCTGTTTTTAAATCTCTAAGTGTATCATTTTTCCCTGATGTTGACAACAGCAAGCAATATTTGGTCTCGGGGCTGGTCTGAGTCATACTTGTAGCGTTGCCACTATTCCGTCCGAATTTATGGCACTATGTCCATTTAGTTTGACTGATTATATGGCTTGGTTGAGTCCGACGCCATTCTGCGGTGTGCTAATTCTTTATAACAGACTGCTACTAAGTATAAAATGCATGTGTATATTATCAATACACAGGGTGAAATGTGGCAAAAGCTCGGCAAGAATTCCTATTGATTCAATGATAAatgttgttttaatgctttaaatCCTATTCTCAACCGACCAAAGAGCTAATTACTTAGCCAGCACAAAGCATAGACTAGACTTCATTCCATGGTAATTTAAATAGAATGAAAAATAGAGtttagtgagaaaaaaaaaaaaaagattaaaaaaataaaataaattgagtAATTTGAGAAGATATTGGTAAATATAATAAGCTATCTGCACTGGTATCATAATGACTTGGAAGTTACCATCAGCTAATACTAGGTTAGCTAACCAAACCTCTGTAGCTATCTCACCCTAGAAAACAGCAAGCTAACGACAACCAGCTGACAACCTAATAAGCTCACTATGGTGCAAGCACAGGCACCAAAAGTATCTTTTTCCCAGTCAGTCACTTATTTAATTATTAACCTTACAATGCCTTACTAGAAAGTGACAGTGACAAACTATTATGTTTGGAATATATTTGCAAGAATTATAGCACTCCTTTCACACATGGCTAAAGGCTAAGAACCCCTTGAGTACTGAAAGAAGATGTTGGTAAATATAATCAGCAATTAACAATGTATCACAGTGAACAGGAAGTTGCGGCAGGATGGGCCTTGACTAATCAAAGCGTAACTGTAAAGGGACAAGAACAATAGCAGGCTACAGTATTTACGGATGCAAATGAGTCACCCATAGCCACCCATCACCCATAGCATTTCCTCCAGGGTTCATAACACAAGAAAGGGAAATAGTGACATTTGGCAACAGTGGGTGAGATGTACAGTCATGTggaaaaattaggacacccatgctaaagttgactaaaaagaggaataaaaaaaatcatcttttggaaattgatcttaatgccttaattaaaaaaatttttttaaatgttttatttcagttagcctaacagctggtttgatttgcattgagagatgatcttatggaaagtaccccatgccaatctctacgtatggtgaagggtatgtgatgatgtggggcaattttaattccaaaaaccaagggaactttatcaggatgcatagtatcctggatccatgaaataactggcctttaaaaataaaaatctgcctgcctctatgggaatttaacataggggtgtacttacttatgccccctttattttaaggaagaacatttatttatttacaatacattattcattaacaaacaaaattggtgtcctAAAAGGTTgaatttttcctaatttttttaattaaggcattacgatcaatttccaaaagatgatttctttattcctctttttagtcaactttagcatgggtgtcctcattttttcacatgactgtatgcAGTAATAAAAAATCATTTTGCGCATTGGCTTACCTTGAAAGTAGCATTCCTTGAACATGGCAATGTCCTGTGTGAAACAATTACAGTGAATAAAAAGTTAGAATATTCTACATgaatacataaaacatattgAATTGTTTATATATCCTAATATATTCTACATgaatacatatataaaacatattGAATTGTTTATATATCCTAATATATTCTACATgaatacatatataaaacatattGAATCGTTTATATATCCTAATTTAATGTGATGCTTTTTGATGTGTGACTGACAGCGTTGGTGGCGGTGCAGAGGATCTCCACCAGGACGTCTTCATCAGTGCCTGCTCCCTTCATGGCCTTCCTCAGCTCCTTCACAGCAAAGACGACGGGCGGGTCCAGCATGGCAAGGATGGCGTTCTCAAAGCTCCCAGACaattcttttttcaaaacatccACCAACTCCTATCACAGAGAGAGACCATTTAATTGTGATTGGTGAAAGGGGaagaaaaaagaatatattACAAATAAGAAATTATTAAAAACTGTATTATTATGGTAGAGATTATACGGTATTCTGTGAATTAATGAATGGCACTCACATCATCATACTTTTCAAAATAGGCGGATTTAATTTCCTGACGCTGAGCTGCGCTGCGGTTTGCCAGGATGTCAATGATGGCCTGCTCATCAGTTCCTGTAGAGAAGACAATACAAAGACAGATGCAGTACACTGTAAACACTGTAATACGCAAGTAACACTTACAGGGACAGAATCTCATTCAACTTTCCCAACTTACCAAACCCTTTGCAGGCTTTACGGATGGCCTTAATGTCAGCCACGACATCAAAATCCTCATAGTGCACGATAGTGGGCTGGGAGAATAACAGAAGATTATGTAGATACAAtatgaagcaaaaaaaacaacttactATAATAACTGAGTTAATTACATCAAACTGAATGAAGTTCAGAGGGGTTCGTGATAGCAATGTAGGAGCTGGCAGATGGGGGAGGGGAGGACGATGACACAATGCTTTGGTTGAGGAATTCAGGGCCACAAGTCTTTAAACAAACTTGGTGGGGGCCACACGAATAGCGGCATTAGCCAAAGTGATGTCCTGGGGCCAACAGGGGTCTGAGAATAACTATACCATCCccagtattaaaaaataaaagagtttAATGCCTCTTTTCTGTCCCATAACAAGGAGAATGTATAGTAAATGCTTAACAAAATCTTCACAGAATCAGTACTCCcctaacaattttttttttcctgaatatGAAGTTAGATGCTTTTGAGTACTTTTAGCACTTCTACTTTACAATTGTGAATCAAAAATAAATCTGCTTTAGTAGGCGGATTAAgcttttttgttatgttttttactGTCCCTTTGGTGTAATTAAAGTTGCCAAAGAGGTAAAACAATAAACACGTTAACACAGAGGCACCAAAAAGGCAGACATCGGACAAAAATGGGACACCCATCCCTCCCCCATCGTTACTACCGGTACTACTCATTCATCTCCACCATGATCTCCACGCACACACATAACGGTGCTGTGATGAATTCCGCAGGGGAGTGGTCCTTTTCCTCTGCGTAAAGCCAGACACGGCTCTGTCACACGGTGTCATTCGCGAAGTTTAGCTGTCATTTAAAGACAGCTAAAAAGTGTAGCTGTCATTTAAAGAAATCACAGTATCGTGAATCTGACGCCATTACTCTCGACTTCAGTTCAAATAAGAGATTAACCACGAATTCGCCCTGACGTCATATGATATGCGCAGGGATTGATGGCGAAAGAAGCGTTATATGTCCGATCCACGATGTAAAACAAGCGATGAATACAATATTTAACTGGGAATTAACCCGGAAATCGAACGTTTATTTTGGATTCAAATCTTAATCTGTCAACCCGAAACTCGCACTTGGAGCAGAAGCCCAAACTGCTGACTGTTAAAGATGTTCTGTAACGTCTGTAAGCTAACTGTTATATTGTAGCTAGCGCACACGGTTTCAGACAATGGTACCTACTTGACAGTTGCCCATTTTGAGGATGTGTTTTCCGGCTGCGGCTCGTGATCTGTTGGAGAAAAAGTCCTAGTTTGGGATACTTGTCCTCCTGGTTCAAGCTGCggcccaaaaagaaaaaaagtctacgGTCCCAAAGCAGGCAGCATGTGACGTCACCACGGACTGCGCACCGTTAACCATTTCCATCCACAATTTATCTCCTAATTTTGTACCTTTTCTCATCGAATTTAAATCTCTACTAAAGTCACTTTAGATCGttggatgacaaaaaaaaagtattaaaattgtGGAAACTGTTGAGCTTGTTTCCCCTGAAACCACTGACTAATTGTAAATTCATGTTTTCATGtacctctttttatttattttttctatgtaatgattctgttttttttcactgtttgtATTGCTTcgtatgtttttatttgtatcttCATAAGTTTGTACACGTGATGTTCATGTGCTACTACTGTTTACCTGATTCTCTGTGTACTGCATTTTgtcaataatacaaaaaaaaacaaaaaaaaacatttccattcACAATCACTGTAGTATCCCAGGGTCAGTGGGTGGAAAGAGTACTCAGATCTTtttctcaagtaaaagtaccacagtgtagaaatactttaGTTACAAGTACAAGTCCTGCGTTCAAATCTACAAGTGCTGTATTTAAGTACAATTTGAAAGtgttttacttgagtatttccattttaatgCTACTTCcactttttaatcttttttttttttgctgcgcTTAGGCTATTTGACAACTTTTGTTcattttcagattaagatttttcATACAAAATATAAGATAACTTTTTGTTCCCCTTCTCAAGTCATTTTAGTCTATAGTTGAGTAATAACCTCTTTCCAATGAAAACAGTTTCAAGGATTTTCTAAAATCAAGTATCATTTTGTATTATAGTGCAGCAGATGCAGTGCAGTACAAGTTTACTTGTAAGGGAGTATGTTTACATTGTTGTATtataacttttacttaagtaagggaTAATTCTGCCACTACACTGACTACAAGAGTGGATGTGGTTTAAGACTATACCACtgtaaaatctaaataaaaatcCTTACTAGGTATATTAGTAAATATAATACTGATAGATAATTTTGGTATAAAGGAGGCTTTGGTAAGTTACCACTGAGCCTTAAAAGAAATATTGCAGTTTATAAACAGCATGGTGATTAGTGGTCAGAGTCCTTCTTTTCAACCAGATGACACAGGATCAAGCCAGAACCTTTAGGCATCCTTCAGCcctactttacttttttttgtgtcctTGAGCAAAATGCTGACTCCCCTGTTTCTGCCGTGGTGATGAAATACTGCTGAccatgacctctgacctttctgGACATGGGGTAACCGCTGCTGTTCAAGCAAATGCAGGTGGAAAGTTTCTGTTTCCGTGATAAACTCCAGATCCTCCGCGACACGGAGGAGAAAACACGTTGATGAAATGCCTTTTAAAAACTGATTGTACAGTTGTTATGCTCctttttcatcaaaccttaATTCACAAAATAGTAAAAGCACATAAAGTTCCAACTTGTTGAATAGTTTCTCTGCTTTTAGTATACAACGTCTGCATGAGACAACAATGACCAATGAGGTCCGAATTTAGAGCTCCACAGTATAATTACCAACCTTGTAGCCTAACCATTGGTATCTCACTGTCCCTTACAACCAGCCCTACATCATAATTACTCACCCACTGAGGAGGAGAGCTGCTGCTGCCCTCCGCAATAAAGCCCTGCCTATGAAAACTAAATACATGAGAGAGTCTGAGTAAACTGTTCCAAATAAGCGCTTGCTAACATCACACTAACAAAGCCGTGCAATTAGATGAGGATGAGTCATCTCTCCTCACTATGTACTTATCTGGAAATTACCTGAAAGATCAATCAGGGAAACATTTTGGACAAAGTATCTTTTCAAACAATATTCTAGAAAGATGTGACTCAGTTAAAATAACAACATATATTCAGTTCATCAGTAGCATTTAAACCTGTAGGAAGACAACTTTTTGACTGAACTGTGTAGGCTGATGTAATCTCAAACTTTCCAGCAATCAATCtttgcagtgtgtgtttgttggtgtgtgtgtgtgtgtgtgtgttaatcaaCCTCTTGTTCACTGATTGTTGCTCTGTCATGCAGCTCAGTTGTTGAACATGTTGTCCTGTAATTATAGGGTTTCTGATTTGATTCCCAGACCCCTCCTAACACCAGAGCTGTAGACTTAATCcacacaaaataacatttaaaggaatagttcgacaTTTTTGGAGaacatgcttatttgctttcttgctgagatgtagatgagaagattgataccccTCATGAAGCTGGCCGGTTAGCTTTGcataggtggattttgttactttttgacAGAGCCAGCAAGCTGTTTCTCCctgtttccagtatttatgctaagctaaactaacctAGTGCTGCCTCTGGCTACGCATTTGCTGTACAGATGTGAGAGGGGTATCCTATTCTCATCtcaccaaaatgtcaaactattcctttaagactTAACCTGAATTTGACTGCTGCAAGACTGTATACTTTCTAGTGATTATTAAAAGGACTTGACTTTGATGCTGTTGACttgcattatgggaattgtatccagtgtttttggagcttgactCATACTAaagactaaaagtcaggatatttcAGCCTCTTTTGCagctttgattttgaccattcttATTTAAATCTGTCTTTTCTAAGTCCCCCAGCTAAATGGAAGTATACAGTAATACTAAATCACTGAGTACCCCTGCATGCAAACTGTGAGTTGACTTGCCCTGAGGGACttaaatccattgttttatatctatgcTTAAATCATTCTCACACTCCCGGAGAAGAATCGATGCAGGCCTCAAGTCCATTCTTATATTGTATATGGTATGCAAAGTGGAAAATGTTGATGTTCATGCAGCAACACACGCAGCTTGTTTCATGTTCTTGAGTTGTTCATACTCTACATGTTTCTGTTCTCTCCGTCTGAGTTTATTGACATTCTGTAATTCTTTGCCACCATCAGAATTTGCTGCTGaaacagcccaaatatctcTATGGCTGCAAAGCTAACATTACTTGAAGACAAAAGTCAGAAAGTGTTATTTGCCTGGCTGCTCCGTAGCTCTCAGTGGTCTCGGATTGGGGATGTTATGGTCTTCATTTCACGGGCGGTGGAAGGGGGTCCCACTGAAGCCTTTATCACGGGTCTGGAAACAAAGACAGCATTCAGATGCGCCGGCCAAAGAAACAGGCTGTAATGTGATGCTGGCTGAAAACCCAGACTCATGTTTAGACCTCAAACACAACTTGTTTAGAGCCTGAACAGCTCCTGCTGTTAAGAACCACAGACAGAGGTTTGAGTTTCAGCTGCTACAAGACGAATGCAATGTGTGGAAAGGAGGTCAGAACGGAGTTTTacttacaaaaacattttcGGGCGGCAAGGCTCTGCATGAGACTCAAGTCTCAATGGGAGCAAAAGTAAAGAAACAATTCTTGTCAAGAGAACTGAGCTGCCTGCCGCTTCTATCCTAAATGACTACAGAGGCAGTACTGTGTATGATGTTAACAGCACCACAATCCTCATTGTTACACAAGGATTTGCGTGGCTGCAGACTCTCTTTCAGTCGCTTTTCTGTCAAAGCCAGTGCGATCAGGAGACCTCCAGAGTACACTAGGCTTTTGTTGCATGAAACAATGCTCTGCAGATAG
The genomic region above belongs to Perca flavescens isolate YP-PL-M2 chromosome 22, PFLA_1.0, whole genome shotgun sequence and contains:
- the anxa13 gene encoding annexin A13 isoform X2, with product MGNCQPTIVHYEDFDVVADIKAIRKACKGFGTDEQAIIDILANRSAAQRQEIKSAYFEKYDDLVDVLKKELSGSFENAILAMLDPPVVFAVKELRKAMKGAGTDEDVLVEILCTATNADIAMFKECYFQVHERDLEADIEGDTSGDVRNLLTALLQGNRDESYEVDEELAEQDATCLFEAGEGRFGTDESTFSYVLASRNYLQLQATFKIYEQLSGTEILDAIENETSGTLKKCYIALVRVAKNPQLYFARRLHDAMKGAGTDEDTLIRIIVCRSEYDLETIKDMYLEKYDVSLKEALKDECSGDFKRLLLAICH
- the anxa13 gene encoding annexin A13 isoform X1, which encodes MGNCQPTIVHYEDFDVVADIKAIRKACKGFGTDEQAIIDILANRSAAQRQEIKSAYFEKYDDELVDVLKKELSGSFENAILAMLDPPVVFAVKELRKAMKGAGTDEDVLVEILCTATNADIAMFKECYFQVHERDLEADIEGDTSGDVRNLLTALLQGNRDESYEVDEELAEQDATCLFEAGEGRFGTDESTFSYVLASRNYLQLQATFKIYEQLSGTEILDAIENETSGTLKKCYIALVRVAKNPQLYFARRLHDAMKGAGTDEDTLIRIIVCRSEYDLETIKDMYLEKYDVSLKEALKDECSGDFKRLLLAICH